The nucleotide sequence CACGAGATCGACGGCCTGATCACCGCCAGCTACACACTCAGGCCCGATACCGCTGTGTCGCTGACCGAGTATTTCGGCCTCACTGTGCGCTGGCTCGAAGATTTACCGATGGGCGGCGCCTCGGGGCCGATTGCGCTCCGCCACGCCGCCCGCGCAGTCGAAGCTGGCGACGCCGAAATCGTGGCCTGTCTTGCCGCTGATGTTCTGGGCGGTAACGCCTTCGGTTCGTTGATGGAGAATTACAGCAGCTTTTCGCGCGACGGCGCGATGCCTTACGGCGAGGCCGGCCCCAATCTGCCTTTCGCCCTCATCACGCGCCATTATATGGAACGCACCGGCGCCACACGGGAGGATATGGGGCGTATCTGTGTTGCCGAGCGCCACAATGGAGCGGCATTTCCGCACGCGCTTTTAAAGAAGCCGCTGACCATCGAAGAATATTTGGGTTCGCGACCCATTGCTGAGCCGTTGCACCTTAACGATTGTGTCATGCCGTGCAGCGGGGCGGAGGCTTTCCTGGTGATGAGCGAAGACCGCGCGAAAGCTTGCCGGCTACCCTATGGGCGCATTCTGGCCGGCATAGAGCGCCACAACGCCTACCCCGAGAACGACGTGCAAATTTCTGGCGGCTGGGCAATGGATCGCGACGTCCTCTACCAGGCCGCCGGGCTCGGGCCGGGCGACATGGCGTTTCTCCAGGCTTATGACGATTATCCGGTAATCGTGATGTTCCAGCTTGAGGGCTTAGGCTTCTGTGCTGCCGGCGAAGCGCCGGCATTTGTCCGCGCGACCGACCTTACCGCCGATGGCAGCGGCCTGCCGCTCAATACCGGCGGCGGGCAATTGTCGCTCGGGCAGGCCGGCGCCGTCGGCGGCTTTGTCGGTATGACGGAAGGCCTGCGCCAAGTGACAGGGCAGGCGCTGGGCATTCAAGTGGAGAACGCCGGTGTCGGGCTGGTTTCAGGCTACGGCACAGTGAATTTCGACCGCGGCCTTTGTTCCTCGGCGGTTATTCTGGCTGCCGGGGGTGGCGGATGACAGCAGGCACCCTCAGTTTGCCGCATTGCCAGTCCTGCCACCGCGCGCATTGGCCGCCGCGTGAAATCTGCCCGCATTGTTTGAGCGAAACCGTCGCCTGGCAGCCGGCGGATAACGGTGGGCGGGTGCAGACAACGGCCACACTCCACCACAGCTTGTCGCCCAATTTTCGCCCGCATTTGCCTCTGCAGGTCGCAACGGTTTGGCTCGATTGCGGCGTGCGGGCGGTGGTGTTTTTGGCTGATGGGCCGCTGCCGGCCGGATCGCGCGTACATGTGGAATCCGCCGCCGGCCCGACTGGCAAAGAGGCTTTTGTAGCAACGCCGGGCGCGCCGCGATAAGTTTAGAAAAATCGAAAGGAACGTTATGTCGATAGGTCCAAATCTCCCCAGCGTCGCGCAATTGCTCGACATCGCCGAGGATTTCGGCATCGAAATGACGGCTGAGCGCGCCGGCGAATATCGCGACGCCATGTCGGGCGGCATCCGCGCGCTCAGGCGTATCGACGACATGGTCGAGGAGCGTCCGGAGGTCAAATATCCGCGCACGCCAGGACGCCGCGCGAGGCCGGAGGAAAATCCCTACAATGCCTGGTATTGGCTGACCGATATCAAGGGCGCTCCAAGCGGCCCGCTGGCCGGTGAGCGGGTTGGCATCAAAGACACGGTTTCCGTGGCCGGCGTGCCGATGATGAACGGCTCGCGGGTGCTCGAGGGCTACGTGCCGCAAATCGACGCCACGGTCGTCACCCGCTTGCTCGACGCCGGCGCGGTGATCGCCGGCAAAACCGCATCGTCAGATTTCTCGTTTTCTTCTGGCGGCCACACCAGCGCCTACGGCCCGGTCCGCAACCCGCACAACCCCACCCATTCACCGGGCGGCTCGTCGAAGGGCAGTGCTGCGGCACTTGCGGCCGGCGATGTCGAACTCGCGCTCGGTGGCGATCAGGGCGGTTCGATCCGTATCCCTGCCGCCTGGTGCGGGGTTGTGGGCCTCAAACAGACGTTTGGCCTGGTGCCCTATACCGGCTGCATGGGCATCGAAATGTCGCACGATATTGTCGGGCCGATGGCCAACAGCGTCGAGAATGTGGCGCGCCTCCTATCGGTGCTGGCCGGGCCAGACCCATTCGATCCACGCCAGCGCGGCGTCATCCCCGAGGATTATGTGCGCGACTATATGCCGGCCATCGGGCAAGGCTGTAAGGGGCTCAAAATTGGCGTGCTCGAGGAGGGTTTTGGCCATAAGGCGGACACCTGGCCCGACATTCAACTGCAGCCAAGCGACCGCCGTGTCGATGCCAAGGTGCGCGCCGCGCTGAAAGGTCTCAAGAAGAACGGCGCGGTGGTGCAGAAGGCTTCGGTGCCGATGCATTTTGATGGCATACGAATTTGGTTCGCGTTGGTGGCAGAAGGTGCGGTCGAGACGCTGTTTCACGGCTCCGGCCTCGGCACCAATTGGCAAGGGTATTACGACACGCCCATGCTCGATCACGTCGCGAGCAGCTTCCGCGCCCGACCGAACGACATCCCGCCAACGGTGATCAATGTCCTATTAATGGGCGAATATCTCAGGCGCCATTATCACGGGCGCTACTATGCCAAAGCCCAGAACCAGCGCGGCAGCCTGAAGCGCGCTTATGATGCGGCGCTGGAGGAGAATGACGTCCTGGTCATGCCAACCATTCCGCAACTGCCCGGGCCTATCCCGCCGCCCGACGCGCCGTTCAAGGAATATATGTTCCGCGCTCTCAATATGCTTAACAATGTCCCCCAATTCAGCACCACCGGCCATCCGGCGATCAGCGTACCCTGTGGCATGATCGATGGCATGCCCGTCGGCCTGCAGATTGTCGGTCGCCATTTCGATGACCTCACGGTGCTGCGCGTCGCCGACGCGGTCGAAAAGCTTGGTGATTGGCGCGCCAAATGAGAATGCGTTGACACGATGAGTTATCGTTTGGGCGTCGATATCGGCGGCACCTTCACCGATTTCGCCTTGTTCGACGAGGCGCGCGGCGAAATGTTCATCCATAAGCAACTGACCACGCCGGACGATCCGTCGCGCGCGGTGCTGGAAGGCTGCAAACATCTATTGGCGCGTAAGAATGTCGCCATCGCCGAGCTTGAATCGATCGCTCATGGCACCACGTTGGTGACCAACGCGGTCATCGAGCGCCGTGGTGCGCGCACCGGAATGGTGGTGAGCGAAGGCTTCCGCGACGTGCTCGATATGGCGCGCGAGACTCGCTACGAAGTGTTCGATCTTCGCCTAAAATTCCCCGAACCGCTGGTGCCGCGCCAACTCCGTCGCGAAGTGGCGGAGCGGGTGAAGTTCGACGGTTCAGTGGAAACTGCGCTCGATGAGGCAGCCGTCCACGCCGCCATCGCCGAACTGGTAGATGAGGGCATCGAGGCGCTGGCCATCTGTTTTCTCCATTCTTATGCCAACCCGGCGCATGAAAACGCGGCGCGGCAAGTGGCCGAGCGCGATTTTCCCGATCTCTACGTATCGACCTCGGCCGATATCTTTTCCAACATGCGCGAATTCGAGCGCTGGACCACGGCGACGATAAACGCCTACACCCAGCCGTTGTTCGACAGTTACTTGCAGCGCTTGGCGGATGGCCTGGAGGCGGCCGGGTTTTTGGGCCGCCTGCTGGTGATGACCTCATCCGGCGGCATGTTGACGCCCGACGTAGCGCGGCGCTATCCGGTGCGTGTGCTTGAATCCGGGCCGGCGGCGGGCGCGCTGATGTCAGCATTTCACGGCCGCGCGCTTAACCTTCCCGCGCTGTTGTCGTTCGACATGGGCGGCACCACAGCCAAGGGCGCTCTGGTAAACAATTTTCAGCCGCTCAAACAGTATGATCTCGAGATCGCGCGGCTACATGATTTTAAGCGCGGCAGCGGCTTGCCGGTCAAAGTGCCGGTGATCGACATGGTCGAAATCGGCTCGGGCGGCGGCAGCCTCGCCGAAGTTGACGAGCGCGGCCTGATCCGCGTCGGACCGCGCTCGGCTGGTGCCGATCCGGGCCCGGCGTGCTACGGCAAAGGCGGCAGCCAGGCGGCGTTGACCGATGCCAATTTGGTGCTGGGCTATCTCGACGCGGATTTTTTCCTCGGCGGCGATATGAAGCTCGACGTAGCAGCGGCACGCACCGCGATAGACACAAGCGTCGCCAAACTCCTCGGCGTAACGGTTGAGCGCGCCGCCTGGGGCATGCATGAAATTATCAATGAAGACGTGGCACGCGCCTTCCGCATCCATGCTTCTGAGCGCGGCTTCGATTATCGCGGCGCCAGCATGGTGGCATTCGGCGGATCGGGCCCGGCGCACGCCATGGGCGTGGCGCGCAAGCTAAAAATTTCACGCGTCGTCTTTCCGGCTGGCGCCGGCGTGATGTCGGCATTTGGTCTGTTGGTGAGCCCGCTCGCTTTTGAGCTGGCGCGTTCTGAGCCCTGTCTGATCACCTCCGTCGACAGTGAGGGATTCGCCGCTGGCTTCCGGGCGATGGAACAGGAGGCATCGGAACTCCTGCTCCAGGCTGGCGTTGGTGCTGCAGAAATTCGTCTGCGCCGCCGCCTCGATATGCGCTACCAAGGGCAAGGATATGAAGTCGAGGTCGACCTGCCGGACGGTGCTGCGATGGCGGATCTTTTTGCACGCCTGCCCGAGTTGTTTCGCCAGACCTATGCCGCGACTTTTTCCTCTAGTAGCCTGGACGAGCCGCTCGAAATCATCACCTGGAAGGTCGAGGCGGTCGGGCCGGACGTGAGCCTGGCCGACGGTTTTGTGCTGGAGGATGCCGCCGCGTCGGGGGACGCACGCAAAGGCAGCCGCAAAGCCTATTTCAACGATAGGTACCACGATTGCCCAGTTTATACGCGCGGCCTTCTGGCGCCGGGTACCGAGGTGATCGGCCCGGCGCTGATCGAAGAACGCGAATCGACCTGCGTGATTGGCCCGGGGGACGTGGTACGGGTCGATGAAAGGCGTAACCTGATCGCCGAATTGGCAGCGCAATCATGACCGCTAGGGGAAAACAATTGGACGCTATCAGCCTCGGCATCATGTGGGATCGATTGATTTCGATCACCGATGAGATCGTCTCGACCCTGGTGCGCACATCTTTTTCGACGATTGTGCGCGAGGCCTATGATCTAACCGCTGTGGTGACCGACGCCGAAGGGCATTTGCTCGCGCAAGGGCGCTGGAGCGCGCCACCCTTCATCGGCACCGCGCCGCTCACCATGGCCCACACCATGGCAAAATTTCCGCCGCACACGCTCAAGCCCGGCGATGTGCTGGCGACCAACGATCCCTGGATCGGCACCGGGCATATGTACGATATCACCGTGATGCGTCCGGTGTTCCGCGGCGAAAAGCTGGTCGGTTACACCATGAGCATCACCCATCTGCCCGATGTCGGCGGCACCGGCTTCGGTACCATGGCCACGGAAATCTATCATGAAGGACTGCGTCTGCCGCTTTGCAAACTGGTACGCGAGGGCGAGGTCGATCAGTTCATCCTCGATCTGATCGCCGTCAATGTGCGCGTGCCGGAACAGGTGATCGGCGATGTGATGGCCAATGTCGCCTGCAACGAGGTCGGCGGCCGGCAACTGCTCGAGTTCATGGAGGAGTACGACCTCGATGATCTCAGCGAATTGTCCGGCGCCATCCGCGACCAGTCGGAGCGTATGACGCGCGCGGCGATATTGAACATCCGCGACGGTACCTATCGCAACAGCATCCGTATCGAGGGCATCGACGAGGCCATCATCCTGGCCTGCCGTGTCGATGTCGAAGGCGACAGCGTGCGCATCGATATGGATGGCACCGATGCGGCCGTGCAACGCGGTATCAACGTGCCCTATTGCTACACCAACGCCATGTCGCTTTATTCCATGAAATGCCTGACCGTGCCGTCGCTGCCCAACAATGAAGGCTCGACCAAACCGATCCATGTCAGCGCACCCAAGGGCTGCATCCTTAATGCTCAGCCGCCGTCGCCAACTGGTGGGCGCCATATCATCGGCCATTTTGTGTCGCCGCTGATCTTTGGTGCTTTGGCCGAGGCCGCGCCGCAAGACGTGCAGGCCGATACCGGCATGATTGATCTGATGAATTTCGTCGGCACCCATAAAGACGGGCGCGGCGTCTCCACCATCTATTTTGCCGCCGGCGGTTTTGGCGCGCTCGATGGCCATGACGGCCCGGCGACAGTGC is from Pseudomonadota bacterium and encodes:
- a CDS encoding thiolase family protein → MTARLARGYAGVAAAVPVTIPYARRSEHGVHWWFGRALAELVKQSGIAKHEIDGLITASYTLRPDTAVSLTEYFGLTVRWLEDLPMGGASGPIALRHAARAVEAGDAEIVACLAADVLGGNAFGSLMENYSSFSRDGAMPYGEAGPNLPFALITRHYMERTGATREDMGRICVAERHNGAAFPHALLKKPLTIEEYLGSRPIAEPLHLNDCVMPCSGAEAFLVMSEDRAKACRLPYGRILAGIERHNAYPENDVQISGGWAMDRDVLYQAAGLGPGDMAFLQAYDDYPVIVMFQLEGLGFCAAGEAPAFVRATDLTADGSGLPLNTGGGQLSLGQAGAVGGFVGMTEGLRQVTGQALGIQVENAGVGLVSGYGTVNFDRGLCSSAVILAAGGGG
- a CDS encoding zinc ribbon domain-containing protein — protein: MTAGTLSLPHCQSCHRAHWPPREICPHCLSETVAWQPADNGGRVQTTATLHHSLSPNFRPHLPLQVATVWLDCGVRAVVFLADGPLPAGSRVHVESAAGPTGKEAFVATPGAPR
- a CDS encoding amidase; this translates as MSIGPNLPSVAQLLDIAEDFGIEMTAERAGEYRDAMSGGIRALRRIDDMVEERPEVKYPRTPGRRARPEENPYNAWYWLTDIKGAPSGPLAGERVGIKDTVSVAGVPMMNGSRVLEGYVPQIDATVVTRLLDAGAVIAGKTASSDFSFSSGGHTSAYGPVRNPHNPTHSPGGSSKGSAAALAAGDVELALGGDQGGSIRIPAAWCGVVGLKQTFGLVPYTGCMGIEMSHDIVGPMANSVENVARLLSVLAGPDPFDPRQRGVIPEDYVRDYMPAIGQGCKGLKIGVLEEGFGHKADTWPDIQLQPSDRRVDAKVRAALKGLKKNGAVVQKASVPMHFDGIRIWFALVAEGAVETLFHGSGLGTNWQGYYDTPMLDHVASSFRARPNDIPPTVINVLLMGEYLRRHYHGRYYAKAQNQRGSLKRAYDAALEENDVLVMPTIPQLPGPIPPPDAPFKEYMFRALNMLNNVPQFSTTGHPAISVPCGMIDGMPVGLQIVGRHFDDLTVLRVADAVEKLGDWRAK
- a CDS encoding hydantoinase/oxoprolinase family protein — encoded protein: MSYRLGVDIGGTFTDFALFDEARGEMFIHKQLTTPDDPSRAVLEGCKHLLARKNVAIAELESIAHGTTLVTNAVIERRGARTGMVVSEGFRDVLDMARETRYEVFDLRLKFPEPLVPRQLRREVAERVKFDGSVETALDEAAVHAAIAELVDEGIEALAICFLHSYANPAHENAARQVAERDFPDLYVSTSADIFSNMREFERWTTATINAYTQPLFDSYLQRLADGLEAAGFLGRLLVMTSSGGMLTPDVARRYPVRVLESGPAAGALMSAFHGRALNLPALLSFDMGGTTAKGALVNNFQPLKQYDLEIARLHDFKRGSGLPVKVPVIDMVEIGSGGGSLAEVDERGLIRVGPRSAGADPGPACYGKGGSQAALTDANLVLGYLDADFFLGGDMKLDVAAARTAIDTSVAKLLGVTVERAAWGMHEIINEDVARAFRIHASERGFDYRGASMVAFGGSGPAHAMGVARKLKISRVVFPAGAGVMSAFGLLVSPLAFELARSEPCLITSVDSEGFAAGFRAMEQEASELLLQAGVGAAEIRLRRRLDMRYQGQGYEVEVDLPDGAAMADLFARLPELFRQTYAATFSSSSLDEPLEIITWKVEAVGPDVSLADGFVLEDAAASGDARKGSRKAYFNDRYHDCPVYTRGLLAPGTEVIGPALIEERESTCVIGPGDVVRVDERRNLIAELAAQS
- a CDS encoding hydantoinase B/oxoprolinase family protein; this translates as MTARGKQLDAISLGIMWDRLISITDEIVSTLVRTSFSTIVREAYDLTAVVTDAEGHLLAQGRWSAPPFIGTAPLTMAHTMAKFPPHTLKPGDVLATNDPWIGTGHMYDITVMRPVFRGEKLVGYTMSITHLPDVGGTGFGTMATEIYHEGLRLPLCKLVREGEVDQFILDLIAVNVRVPEQVIGDVMANVACNEVGGRQLLEFMEEYDLDDLSELSGAIRDQSERMTRAAILNIRDGTYRNSIRIEGIDEAIILACRVDVEGDSVRIDMDGTDAAVQRGINVPYCYTNAMSLYSMKCLTVPSLPNNEGSTKPIHVSAPKGCILNAQPPSPTGGRHIIGHFVSPLIFGALAEAAPQDVQADTGMIDLMNFVGTHKDGRGVSTIYFAAGGFGALDGHDGPATVPGPSNMAVVPTEVWEGVTSTLVERRALLPDSGGAGAARGGLGQEIIIRNDSGHPMTVFSMANRSEFPPMGLLGGGNGPLREHLVNGKTVHPKGQQVLAPGDRVALRQPGGGGFGPAKDRPRDKILADIRNGYVTREGAKRDYGFEEKE